The Amblyomma americanum isolate KBUSLIRL-KWMA chromosome 5, ASM5285725v1, whole genome shotgun sequence genome window below encodes:
- the LOC144132481 gene encoding uncharacterized protein LOC144132481 isoform X2, with amino-acid sequence MRGCNRCLLARAAVQASEKRARSTPGRIHSPSLDQRDNVRQSADRPIVLLKSSDCRNARAFNETSHCYEGFTRCPASMRSNFTRREEGYRALRAFVCDTQAFKAAMMGRNCTDSAKMNECMKEDLDAFTSRNIEFREYGCRLIYAERKCFEMSWIPSCPMPLNTTMAIVTKTEDILQSLQDCKSMYSEEGTSNGSNATTGNRSKSVTEEAEMRALLQENAQAIAALTDKVKENDKFFKQQTASMESIEGALQELRKEIHRRCGCH; translated from the exons atgaggggctgcaaccgctgtctgttagcccgagccgccgttcaagcttccgagaagcgcgcccgctcgactcccgggagaatcCACTCTCCCAGCCtggaccagcgagacaacgtgcgccagtctgcggatcggcccatcgtgctcctgaagtcgtcggactgtcgcaatgcccg GGCCTTTAACGAGACGTCACACTGCTACGAAGGTTTTACCCGTTGTCCGGCGTCAATGAGAAGCAACTTCACCCGAAGAGAGGAAGGTTACCGAGCGCTTCGCGCCTTCGTTTGCGACACACAAGCTTTCAAAG CTGCGATGATGGGAAGGAATTGCACAGATTCTGCAAAGATGAATGAATGCATGAAGGAGGATCTCGATGCCTTTACTTCAAGAAATATTGAATTCCGCGAGTACGGTTGCAG GCTTATATATGCTGAGAGGAAGTGCTTTGAAATGTCATGGATTCCTTCATGCCCAATGCCTCTGAATACCACTATGGCGATAGTCACCAAAACTGAAGATATCTTACAGTCGTTGCAAGACTGCAAAAG CATGTACTCTGAAGAAGGTACGTCCAACGGCAGCAATGCCACCACAGGAAACAGGAGTAAGTCTGTCACCGAAGAAGCTGAGATGCGAGCCCTTCTGCAGGAAAACGCCCAGGCAATCGCCGCTCTTACCGACAAG GTGAAAGAAAACGATAAGTTCTTCAAACAGCAAACGGCGTCCATGGAATCAATCGAAGGAGCTCTTCAAGAATTACGCAAAGAAATCCATCGACGTTGCGGGTGTCATTAA